The nucleotide sequence CGGCGGCCAGCGGCACGACGATGATGAGCACCACCACGAGCCCGATCACGAAGCCCGCCAGGATCAGCAGGGTCGCGGCGAGCCGCCCGAGGCCGAGCCGTTCCAGGCGGTCGGCGAGCGGATCGAGCAAGTAGGCCAGCGCCAGCCCCGCCACGAAGGGCAGCATCACCTCGCGCAGTTCGTAGAGCAGGAAGACGAGGACCGCGAGAATGGACAGCCCGATGATTGCCCGCCCGCGCATCGAGACCCCCTTCGCCGCCCTTTCGCAATGCGAAAGAGTGGGAAGCGTGGCGGTCCCGGTCAAGGCGGGCGATCGATTCGGGACTTGCGGCGCGGCCCGCGGCGCGTTCGATGGTGCCCCGATTCCGAGGGAGATGCGCGAGGGAGATGTGCGAGCCATGGGATCTTACGAAGACCTTGATCGAACCCACGACCTCGACCGGATCGACGATACGGTGCTGGCCCTCCTTCAACTCACGCTGCACGACGGCGTCCGAGCCTGGAAGGGCCATTCCTGGGACGTGCTGGGCCGGCTCCACGCCAAGGGGCTGATCGACGACCCCGTCGGCAAGGCGAAGTCGGTCTGGCTCACGCCGGAGGGCCAGGAACGCTCGGCCGCCCTGTTCGAGGAACTTTTCGCCCGCAGCCAGGCATGATGCTGTGCCCGAACGGGCCGCCTTCCATCCGTGACGGTGGTCAATCGCGGCGCGATGTGGCAGCGGGTTTGCGCATGATCAGCCAAAAGACCAGCATAGACCGGACGACGGGGCGGCGATGACGGCGCAGGACGGGAACGGGCTCACCTACGCGCAGGCCGGCGTCGACATCGACGCGGGCAACGCGCTCGTCGAGACCATCAAGCCGCTGGTGCGCGCCACGCGCCGGCCGGGGGCGGATGCGGAGATCGGCGGCTTCGGCGGCCTGTTCGACCTGAAGGCCGCCGGCTTCAAGGATCCGATCCTGGTGGCCGCCAACGACGGCGTCGGCACCAAGGTGAAGATCGCGATTCTGACCGGGCGCCACG is from Methylorubrum populi and encodes:
- a CDS encoding DUF6429 family protein, which gives rise to MGSYEDLDRTHDLDRIDDTVLALLQLTLHDGVRAWKGHSWDVLGRLHAKGLIDDPVGKAKSVWLTPEGQERSAALFEELFARSQA